The following proteins are encoded in a genomic region of Magallana gigas chromosome 1, xbMagGiga1.1, whole genome shotgun sequence:
- the LOC136273531 gene encoding uncharacterized protein codes for MIKTIFLFTLPLIAFTYKNIALKKSTWQLHPYADETLRYSANASKAVDGLKTDLSYTGHQCTVSANKKREAEWRVDLGAVLGINHITIYYRTDNISWGPTQGYVPRFLGFSVYISNTTDKEDGVLCFMDNQNFTKENIPAVITLNCPHHGRYVIYYNNRTSSRPPPGYSRYAYNGLCEFEVYGCPLNYFGPTCSQSGPAQCNNSNCHIDTGECFGCKDGYRGPKCGEECENNMYGAGCSEECGHCVNGEQCNPVHGTCRNGCEAGYYKKRCKRVCPQELYGRNCLKNCSEGCFSKTCDGKTGVCEGGCSRGWKLPLCNEECDDSTYGSNCSYSCGHCQDEVPCDKKTGKCPSGCASGYEGIYCNKSKLQEYSAN; via the exons ATGATAAAGACAATCTTTCTGTTTACCTTACCACTGATTGCATTTACCTACA aaaatatAGCTTTAAAAAAGAGTACTTGGCAGTTACATCCCTACGCTGATGAGACATTAAGATACTCTGCAAACGCTTCCAAGGCTGTTGATGGACTCAAAACAGACCTCTCTTATACTGGACACCAATGCACGGTGTCTGCAAATAAAAAACGTGAAGCTGAGTGGCGTGTTGACCTTGGAGCCGTCCTGGGCATCAATCACATCACAATATATTATAGAACAGACAACATATCTTGGG gCCCGACTCAAGGATATGTACCTAGATTCCTAGGATTCTCGGTGTACATATCAAACACGACGGATAAAGAAGACGGTGTTCTCTGTTTTATGGACAACCAAAATTTTACCAAAGAAAATATACCAGCTGTCATTACATTGAACTGTCCTCACCACGGTAGAtacgtcatctactacaacAATAGGACATCAAGCAGACCCCCTCCTGGCTACTCGCGGTATGCTTACAACGGACTGTGTGAATTCGAGGTCTATG GGTGTCCACTTAACTATTTTGGTCCGACGTGTAGCCAGTCGGGTCCTGCTCAATGTAATAACAGCAACTGTCACATTGACACTGGTGAATGTTTTGGGTGTAAAGACGGATATCGAGGTCCAAAATGTGGAGAAG aATGCGAGAACAACATGTATGGGGCCGGATGTTCGGAAGAATGTGGACACTGTGTGAATGGAGAACAGTGCAACCCTGTTCACGGGACTTGTCGCAATGGCTGTGAGGCgggatattataaaaaaaggtGTAAAAGAG tatGTCCTCAAGAGTTATACGGaagaaattgtttgaaaaactGCAGTGAGGGTTGTTTTTCAAAGACATGTGACGGTAAAACCGGTGTTTGTGAAGGAGGTTGTTCAAGGGGATGGAAGTTACCCTTATGTAATGAAG AATGTGATGACTCAACGTATGGAAGTAACTGTAGCTATTCGTGCGGACACTGTCAAGATGAAGTTCCTTGTGACAAGAAAACAGGAAAATGCCCCTCGGGCTGTGCTTCTGGCTATGAAGGAATCTATTGTAACAAAAGTAAATTGCAAGAGTACAGTGCAAACTAG